The sequence AGGGGACCCGCCCTGGCAGGTCGGTCGACGTCTACCGCTGATGCCGCCTGCGTCAACCTCTACCAGGGCCGTGCCCGCGTGCCCTACGGCCCTGAGGCCTCACACCCGGGGCTGGATCACGAGGGCCACGCCCGCCCGCGGCGTCGTGGATCTGCGGGCCTTCGCGGTCAGGAGCCGACCGCACCGCGTCGTCGGGCCGATCGACGACGTGTGCGGTGAGTGCGGCCCGGGCTTGCCGGTGAATCCCGCAGCGGGGACAGGGCGGTCCCTCAGAGTTCAGACGCATGACCAAACAGCGCAACCAAAGATCGTGTCAGGAGCTCTGACTCGTCGGGCTGCGGCGGCTGCTCTCGCGGAGATGGGCGTGCTCGCCGTCACGATCGAAAATCATGATCAGTTCAGCCGTGCCGTCTATCGCGGAGAAGGCGTGCGGTGTCATGGTTGAGAACTCGGCGGCTTCGCCGGCCTCGACTATGATCTCGCGGTCGCCGAGTGATAGGCACACTCGTCCCTCCAGGACGAAGAACCAGTCATGACCAGGGTGAACTCGTTGCTCCAGCGTCTTGCGTGTAGGTTCGAGCCGGACTTTCAACGCGATGGTGCGGCCGTTCGGCCGGCTCAACATCCACGTCGTACGCTCGCCGCCACGGTCCGGCATCGGACGGATGACGACGTCCTCGTCGTTGCGCACGTCGAGAAGAGAGTCGAGGTCGACGTGGAGCGCCGCCGCCAGTGGCAGCAGGA comes from Salinispora tropica CNB-440 and encodes:
- a CDS encoding helix-turn-helix domain-containing protein; protein product: MMSRLNEIEKVIRTRLRALRTTLGFSLDELAARTNLSPSTISRIETGKRTISLDVLLPLAAALHVDLDSLLDVRNDEDVVIRPMPDRGGERTTWMLSRPNGRTIALKVRLEPTRKTLEQRVHPGHDWFFVLEGRVCLSLGDREIIVEAGEAAEFSTMTPHAFSAIDGTAELIMIFDRDGEHAHLRESSRRSPTSQSS